ATCCCTCAACATTCAGGAAAAGCTCGAGATAGCGCGTGCCCTGGAATCCCTGGGCGTCGATGTCATCGAAGCCGGATTCCCGATCAGCTCACCAGGAGATTTCGAGGCGGTCAAAAAGATTGCTTCGGACGTCAAGGGCTGCTCGATTTGCGGTTTAGCGCGCGCCAACCCCAAAGATATCGATCGTGCTTGGGAAGCCCTGCAGATGGCGGCCGACCCCCGCATCCATGTCTTTATCTCCGCATCTGATGTGCATATGGTGCACCAACTGAAGAAAAGCAGAACCGAGGTCCTGAACCTGGCTAAGGATATGGTGGCTCACGCCAGGACATATCTTTCCAACATCGAATTTTCCCCTATGGATGCCTCCCGCTCGGATCCGCAATTTCTTTACGAGTTGCTGCAAGCGGTTATTGAGGCCGGAGCCACAACTCTGAATATTCCGGACACCGTAGGTTACGCCATGCCCGGTGAATTCGGCGGGCTCATCGAAGGCATCATCAAGAATGTTCCGAGTATCGATAAGGCGGTTATCTCCGTACACTGCCACGACGACTTAGGTCTATCCGTTGCCAATAGCCTGGAAGCGGTCAGGCGCGGCGCCCGCCAGGTTGAGTGTACGGTGAACGGCATCGGGGAGCGGGCTGGCAATGCCGCCCTGGAAGAAGTAATCATGGCCATCCGGACTCGGCCGGATTATTACGACGTCACGACCTCGATAAATACCGAACTTATCTATCCTACATCCAGGCTGGTTAGTCAGCGCACTGGTTTTTCGGTGCAGCCCAACAAGGCGGTGGTGGGAGGCAACGCCTTCCGCCATCAGTCCGGGATCCACCAGGACGGTGTCATCAAGATGCCCAAGACTTACGAGATCATGGACCCCCGCACAGTCGGAGTGCCCGCTTCATCGCTCGTTCTGGGGAAATCTTCAGGCCGCCATGCTTTCAAAGAGCGCCTGGCTGAACTCGGGTACAATCTTTCCGAGGCGGACTTTGACCGTGCTTTCGCGGCTTTCAAGGAACTTGCCGACAAGAAAAAAGAGGTCGCCGACCGCGATATCGAGTCGCTGGTTGCCGAAGAGCAGCGCACCCTGGTCGAAGCTTTCCACCTTGACCGTTTGCAGGTAACCTGCGGTGATTGCGGTTTGCCGACGGCGGCGGTCAGATTGATTGACCCAAACGGCAAGGTCCTCGAGGATGCCGCCCTGGGCACCGGCCCGGTGGACGCAGTGTACAAAGCCATTAACCGCCTGGTGGGCGTGCCGAACCGTTTAACAGAATTTTCGGTGACCTCCATTACCGCGGGCATCGACGCCATCGGAGAAGTCTTCATTCGTATCGATAGTGAGGGAGTATCGTATTCCGGGCGCGGCGCCGATACCGATATAGTCGTATCCTCAGCTAAAGCTTATATGAACGCGCTCAACCGACTTCTGGCAGTGAGGAAGAACGGCCAGGGCAAGTCCTTTATGCCGCAAGATTACCATGCCTGATGAACTAGTAATGATATTCCGGCTGGTCCTGGCTGGAGCCTTAGGCGCGATAATTGGGTTTAACCGCGAGAAGGCAGGTAAACCTGCCGGAATCCGCACCCTGGCGCTGATCTCGATTGGCGCCGCCCTTTTCACCATGCTCTCGATTTTTGCTTTTGAAACGGCTGATCAGGCCAGGCTTGCTGCCAATATCGTCACTGGTATCGGTTTTTTAGGCGCAGGGGCAATCATCCTCAGGCGCGAACAGGGCATCATTGAAGGAATGACTACCGCCGCCACCATCTGGGTAATGGCGGCGATCGGGGTCGCGGCTGGTTCCGGTAAGTATTTTGTCGCCGTCGCCGCTGCTGTAATCGTCCTTTTGGTCCTGGTGTTGCCCCATAACGAGCGAGGGAGTAAAAAAGAGTGAACTTAGCTGAAAAAATACTGGCCTCTCATTCCGGCAAAGACCATGTGGTGCCGGGCGAATTCATCAGCGCAAAA
This is a stretch of genomic DNA from Dehalogenimonas etheniformans. It encodes these proteins:
- a CDS encoding MgtC/SapB family protein; translated protein: MPDELVMIFRLVLAGALGAIIGFNREKAGKPAGIRTLALISIGAALFTMLSIFAFETADQARLAANIVTGIGFLGAGAIILRREQGIIEGMTTAATIWVMAAIGVAAGSGKYFVAVAAAVIVLLVLVLPHNERGSKKE
- a CDS encoding 2-isopropylmalate synthase, which gives rise to MNKLIIFDTTLRDGEQAAGASLNIQEKLEIARALESLGVDVIEAGFPISSPGDFEAVKKIASDVKGCSICGLARANPKDIDRAWEALQMAADPRIHVFISASDVHMVHQLKKSRTEVLNLAKDMVAHARTYLSNIEFSPMDASRSDPQFLYELLQAVIEAGATTLNIPDTVGYAMPGEFGGLIEGIIKNVPSIDKAVISVHCHDDLGLSVANSLEAVRRGARQVECTVNGIGERAGNAALEEVIMAIRTRPDYYDVTTSINTELIYPTSRLVSQRTGFSVQPNKAVVGGNAFRHQSGIHQDGVIKMPKTYEIMDPRTVGVPASSLVLGKSSGRHAFKERLAELGYNLSEADFDRAFAAFKELADKKKEVADRDIESLVAEEQRTLVEAFHLDRLQVTCGDCGLPTAAVRLIDPNGKVLEDAALGTGPVDAVYKAINRLVGVPNRLTEFSVTSITAGIDAIGEVFIRIDSEGVSYSGRGADTDIVVSSAKAYMNALNRLLAVRKNGQGKSFMPQDYHA